Proteins from one Roseofilum reptotaenium CS-1145 genomic window:
- a CDS encoding GUN4 domain-containing protein, giving the protein MPELTDLEQLSTALSSPNGKTQLKTLETLSTLGSSGEQVLMDFLAKSDRHHPTWPQGTAFLKLRASDSSVVQEFLNREFPQGMVPLNTDRDIDYSPLQDLLIEQKWQEADRLTLLKMCELAGESAMTRKWLYFSEVNQFPRTDLHTINTLWLVYSEGKFGFSIQREIWLSLGKNWEKLWPKIQWRTGKTWTRYPGGFIWDLTAPKGHLPLTNQLRGVRVMDSLLSHPAWTD; this is encoded by the coding sequence GTGCCTGAACTTACCGATCTCGAACAACTCTCTACTGCCCTCTCGTCGCCGAACGGGAAAACCCAACTGAAAACCCTTGAGACTCTCAGCACTTTGGGGAGTTCAGGGGAACAGGTGCTGATGGATTTTTTGGCGAAGAGCGATCGCCACCATCCCACTTGGCCACAGGGAACGGCATTCCTAAAGCTCAGAGCATCTGATTCTTCTGTGGTACAAGAGTTTCTCAATCGTGAGTTTCCCCAAGGAATGGTTCCCTTAAATACCGATCGCGACATTGATTACAGCCCTCTACAAGACCTGTTAATCGAGCAGAAGTGGCAAGAGGCCGATCGCCTGACGCTCCTGAAAATGTGTGAACTCGCAGGAGAAAGTGCCATGACTCGGAAGTGGCTGTATTTCTCCGAAGTGAACCAATTTCCCCGAACCGATTTACACACGATTAATACCCTGTGGCTCGTGTATTCCGAAGGTAAATTTGGATTCTCCATTCAACGGGAGATCTGGTTATCCTTGGGCAAAAACTGGGAAAAACTCTGGCCGAAAATTCAATGGCGTACGGGTAAAACTTGGACGCGGTATCCGGGTGGCTTTATCTGGGATTTGACCGCTCCCAAGGGACATTTACCCCTGACGAACCAACTGCGAGGGGTTCGGGTGATGGATTCACTCCTTTCCCATCCCGCTTGGACAGATTAA
- the proX gene encoding glycine betaine/L-proline ABC transporter substrate-binding protein ProX has translation MLAGLLLGVMACNTTPTNDTTAEGSGNLPGEGITITPAHTSLLEERFQTLIINRALEELGYETETAKELTYPTLYTAISNGDIQYTAVNWDRLHNDFYQNSGGDEQLSQVGVLTPTVLQGYQVDKKTADEYNITNLEQLKDPEIAQLFDTDGNGKANLTGCDPGWGCELVIEHHLDAYGLRDTVEHDQGQYSALIADTMVRYKEEKPIFFYTWTPYWVGGVLKPGEETIWLEVPYTDLPEAQGEVSEADTTANGKNLGFVVDRIMVAANQQFLEDNPAAKKLFEVVEIPLDDINAQNLLMQEGENTPEDIDRHVNQWIADNQESFDSWVEQAMQAQS, from the coding sequence ATGTTAGCAGGGTTGCTCTTGGGGGTAATGGCCTGTAACACCACTCCTACTAATGATACGACCGCAGAAGGCTCAGGTAACTTACCTGGAGAAGGTATAACCATAACCCCTGCCCATACTAGCTTGCTTGAAGAGCGCTTTCAAACTCTAATTATCAATAGAGCCTTAGAGGAATTGGGATATGAGACAGAAACAGCAAAAGAACTCACCTACCCCACCCTGTATACAGCGATCAGCAACGGAGATATACAGTACACCGCTGTGAACTGGGACAGATTACACAACGACTTTTACCAAAATAGTGGTGGAGATGAACAATTATCCCAAGTTGGAGTCCTAACCCCTACGGTGTTACAAGGATACCAAGTTGATAAGAAAACAGCTGATGAATATAACATTACCAATTTAGAGCAGCTCAAAGACCCCGAAATTGCCCAACTCTTTGATACCGATGGTAATGGAAAAGCCAATTTGACTGGATGCGATCCCGGTTGGGGTTGCGAGTTGGTGATCGAACACCATTTAGATGCTTATGGTTTACGCGATACCGTTGAACACGATCAGGGTCAGTATTCGGCCTTGATTGCTGATACCATGGTTCGCTATAAAGAAGAGAAACCTATTTTCTTCTATACTTGGACTCCCTATTGGGTGGGCGGTGTATTAAAACCCGGTGAAGAGACCATTTGGCTGGAAGTTCCTTATACCGATCTACCCGAAGCACAAGGGGAGGTGTCTGAAGCTGATACCACAGCCAATGGAAAAAATCTTGGTTTTGTAGTTGATCGCATTATGGTTGCTGCTAATCAACAGTTTCTGGAGGACAATCCTGCTGCTAAAAAGCTCTTTGAAGTGGTGGAAATTCCCCTTGACGATATTAATGCTCAAAACCTGCTAATGCAAGAGGGAGAAAATACCCCCGAAGATATCGATCGCCATGTGAATCAGTGGATTGCCGACAATCAAGAGTCATTTGATAGTTGGGTAGAACAAGCGATGCAAGCTCAATCTTAA
- the proX gene encoding glycine betaine/L-proline ABC transporter substrate-binding protein ProX has translation MIQLRIKSLTFGTMLAGLLLGAIACNNTSGGNNTTEPSGDLPGEGVTVISAHSNLLEARFHTEIVNKALDQLGYETEIPKELTFPTLYVAIGSGDIQYTAVNWERLHTEFYENGGGDEKLAQIGVLTPAVSQGYQIDKKTADEYNITSLEQLKDPKIAQLFDTDGNGKANLTGCDPGWGCELVIEHHLDAYGLWDTIEHNQGQYSALIADTIVRYKEGEPVLFYTWTPHWVGGVLKPGEETIWMEVPYTALPEAQGEASEADTTAHGKNLGFVVDRMRIAANKAFVEANPAAKKLFEVVEIPIDDINAQNLLMQEGENTPEDIDRHVNQWIADNQELFDSWVEQAMDVESYSSERLD, from the coding sequence ATGATCCAATTGAGAATAAAATCGCTCACCTTCGGTACAATGTTAGCTGGCTTGCTCTTGGGGGCGATCGCCTGTAACAATACCTCTGGTGGCAATAATACTACAGAACCTTCTGGCGACTTACCTGGGGAAGGAGTAACAGTAATCTCCGCCCATAGTAACTTGCTAGAAGCGCGGTTTCATACTGAAATTGTCAACAAAGCCTTAGACCAATTGGGATACGAGACTGAAATTCCCAAAGAACTTACCTTTCCAACCCTCTATGTAGCGATCGGCAGCGGAGATATACAGTACACTGCTGTAAATTGGGAAAGGCTACACACTGAATTTTATGAAAATGGGGGTGGGGATGAAAAATTAGCCCAAATTGGAGTCCTAACCCCTGCGGTATCACAAGGATACCAAATCGATAAGAAAACTGCCGATGAATATAACATTACCAGTTTAGAACAGCTCAAAGACCCTAAAATTGCCCAACTCTTTGATACCGATGGTAATGGAAAAGCGAATTTAACGGGATGCGATCCCGGTTGGGGGTGTGAGTTGGTAATCGAACATCATTTAGATGCTTATGGTTTGTGGGATACTATTGAACACAATCAGGGTCAGTATTCTGCCTTGATTGCCGATACTATAGTTCGCTACAAAGAAGGAGAACCCGTTCTCTTTTACACTTGGACTCCTCACTGGGTTGGTGGTGTATTGAAACCAGGTGAAGAAACCATTTGGATGGAAGTACCCTATACAGCTCTGCCAGAAGCACAAGGGGAGGCCTCCGAAGCTGATACCACAGCTCATGGAAAAAATCTCGGTTTTGTTGTCGATCGCATGAGGATTGCCGCAAACAAAGCGTTTGTGGAAGCCAATCCTGCTGCGAAAAAGCTCTTTGAAGTGGTGGAAATTCCCATTGACGATATTAATGCTCAAAACCTGCTCATGCAAGAGGGAGAAAATACACCCGAAGATATCGATCGCCACGTTAATCAGTGGATTGCCGACAATCAAGAGTTATTTGATAGTTGGGTAGAACAAGCGATGGACGTTGAATCTTATAGCAGTGAAAGACTTGATTAG